A window of Nicotiana sylvestris chromosome 8, ASM39365v2, whole genome shotgun sequence genomic DNA:
AATGCTCTCTAGATTGATTCACCATGAAATAGACTACTGCAGATGGACTCCTATCAAAATAGCTCTCAAAAGCCCGGAGCTATCCCATCTATTCTTTGTAGACGACCTTATCCTCCTAGTTGAAGCCAACCAAAAAAGTTACAACTCGATTATAGATACGATCAACAAATTCTGTGAAGCTTCAGAACAATCTATCAATTTTGGTAAACCAAAAATTGTGTTATCTAGGAATACCCCTACAGACTATAAAGACCATATTAGCAATTATTTTTCAATGAGATATGCCAATAATTTTGAAAAGTACCTGGGTTTTCCTATGCCCTATGCCACTCCTACCAAAAAGAACTTCCAATTTATTCTAGATCGGATgaatactagactaaaaggttgGAAAACTAAATTTCTTAATATGGATGGTAAGTCAACCCTCATCAAAGAAACCTTAGCCGCAACCCCTAACCATGTCATGCAAATATATGACCTCCCCAAAACTACCCTCAATAAGATAGAATCAATCCAAAGAAACTTTCTCTAGGGTAGCAcagatgaaaaaaaagaaatgccACCTTGTTAGATGGAGCATAGTCACAATGCCTAAAAAGCAAGGAGGCTTGGGCATTCATAACACCCACTGGAAAAACTCCTCCTTCAATACGGCTTTAGCTTGGagatataaaaaaaagaaagaggccCTATGGGTCAAAACTCTATCTAGCAAAGATGACCATAGGAAAAGCAAAAATATAGGCTTTCATGCTTGGAAAGTCATTAGGAAAGGCTTTGTAATTTTCAATGCCAACACCAAATGGCTGGTAGGAAATAGGATGTCCATCAATTTATGGCAAGATAAACGGATAAATCAACTAGGATCTCTTAGAGACTATATTCAGCGTCTCATTCCTGCTAGGGAGCTAGACCTAAATCTCGACTGCATTATCAAAAATGGAATATTCGACCTTAGAGACTTATCCTTCGAATTACCCCAAAAATAGTCTCAAAAATCAATTGCACTTACATAAAGCAAAATACGCCCACTTCTGACTCGTATGCTTGGGACTCAAAGGGTCATACCTGCGTCTCCATCAAGGCTCCTTACGAAACAATCTCAGATATTACTTGTAATAACAAAAAAGACTACTCTTGGCTCTGGAAAATTAACTCCCTAAGCAAATTAAAATATTTCCTATGGACAGTCATATGGGACAGGTTATCCACCAAACATATGCCGGACAAAAGAGGGATATGCCATGACGACACTTGTAGCATATGCAATAGGGAGACTGAGAACACGAAACACATCTTCTTCCGTTGTAGCTACTCAAGATCCATCTGGGCACAAACAAGAACTGACCACCATTTCCCTCTGAACTCTTTTGAAAAAAACTCCTTGTTTAATTGGCTTAAAGAACAACTCACATCAAGGAAAACCTTCAACAATCACTTACTTTTGTTAGATTTTCTCCCCTTCTTACTATGGTATATTTAGAACTTCAGAAATGGGATACTCTTCCAGGGAAACAAATCCTCCCCCTCCATAAGCCAACCCATTAGCAAAACCATTAAATACATCTACCTGGCAAAAAATCTAAGCTTAAAACCTCCCAAGAAAACTATCCTTGTAAAATGGGAACCCCCAGATTCTAATTTCTATAAACTAAATATTGATGGATCATGTGTAGGAAACCCAAGAGTTGGAGGAATTCTTAGGGATGGTAGAGGCCAATGGATCTTAGCTTTCAATATGAGAGTCGACCATGCTACTAACATATATATGGATATCCTGACCCTACTCCATGGAGTCAAATTAGCACTAAAAGAAAACCTCCTCCCATTAGTAATAGAGGCTGACTGCTTGGAACTAATAAATCTCCTAAAATCTAATAATTGTCTCTACCAAAACTTGATTGATGATTGCAAGTACCTATTGCGGAAGGCGAATGATCCACATTTGAAGCATGTGTTTAGATAGGCTAATGGAATAGCGGACCTATTAGCTAAAAATGGTTGTAGCTTGGACACTTTTTGTATTTTGCAAACTTATGTTCTTCCGCCCGTTTTTGTTGTTCATGTACTTAAAAGAGACAGTCTAGGCACTATGTTATCTAGACCGACCTCTCGTTGTAATAGCTCTTAGTATGTTGTCGTATGAATAAATCATTTCTTACCAAAAAGTAAAACCTTTTATAGGCAAGAAAAGGTAAGAGATAGCTTATAAAAGTCAACTTTACATAGTATAAGGATAGATATCTTGTaagcaggggcggatttaggatttaaagtttatgggttcctaTAGCGACCTTAAATAAATATACAATAAATAACTGGGttcataataaaatttttataGATATTTAGTGAATTTTTTAACATATATATACAGTATGTGCAAAAACTCTGGATCCGGCCCGGCTTGCATGGAAATCTATCCCTACACTATTTACAACAGAAGTCAATTACTTTGTTCTCCTTGGAAAGGAGAATATGGGACGGAGGCCGATGAGTggaaaataaaagacaaagaagAAGACTAAACGTGGGATAACGAAAAAGAATAGGAAAAAGGAATACATGCCGCAATTTTAACtaattttttctcttttgttttctttttgatatttttatctttactttttatttcatattttttttatttgaatagAATTTTTTTGCAAAATCTAATATTTTACGatcataaataaatatttatttacatgcttcTAACATGTAATTAGACTTAAAGAATCGCATATTAGCCTCTcacttaataataataataataataataataataataacaataataataataataataataataatatatgtaAGTGAAAAATGTTCTCATTAAAtcctctcttttatttccttttcaaaaGAGGAACGTATAAAAAATGCAGTCACCTAAACTCTAATTCTAGTattgtaaaaaaatattttagaattTAGTGAAAAAAGAAGGTCCGTTTATATTTCCTAAACCGGTTAATGAATTCAAAATATTGTAGTTGCGTGCATGTAAAGCACAACTTGATTTATATATACCTCCAGTCATGAGAATTACCCAGCTTAATTAGATTTACAGAACCCTAGATCGAGctgaagagcaatggaagtaggCGATGCTTCGAAACCAAATGTTTTGTATCTCCGCGGTTACGGAAAGAGGGAAGAATTGTGGTTTCGCATCGTGATGACAAAAGAGGATGGCAAACGAGGTGAAAGGCAAACAATTGAACCTGTTGCGAAGCTCTGTCGGCAGACTTATGGAATTGCAGGAAGATGGACAGTAGTTGGTGATGAAGACATATACTGGATTGGTGGATACAGTTATGGTGGTGATAGGGCTATTGTTCGTTCCCAATTGCATAAACATAATATCATCAAACATTCTTTTGACCCTAGCCTTTGGGAACCCGTATCATCTCCCATGGATATTCCCCGTAGCAAGCCCTTCCTCGCTGCCGTTGGTACAAAGCTATATGCTGGGGCCGGCACTGAGCACTACGCACGGGGTGATAAGCATGAGAATCCAATTTGGAAAAGATGTGGTCAAATTTACGACCTCCATGAAAAAACTTGGAAATACCTGATGCCGCATATCAAAAATTTTGAAAGCTATGATGCCGATAGAGCTGTTCTTGTGGAAAAAGAGGATGGTGAGGAGCCAACGGAAATTGTGTATTATTCCTTGGATGTGGGTTCCGTGATGTTTATTGACTTTACTAGTGGTGAGTGATAATAGGTTAAATCTAGGTAATTTGACGATTGTTTATGCTCCCACTTGATTATATTTCAGTATCATAATAtgattaattgatgaaaaataggctctaattgtgaattgtatatattgcaggatgaggagcctagGTGATGCCTTAAACAGTTGTGATTGGAAGCTTTTTCGAGCAAGAAAGACCCCTCAGAGCTAAGTACGCTTGAAGACGAGGAATAGAAGTGATGAAACACAGAACTGGACATGCGCGCCCAGGTGTGCGACCGCGCTACTTTTAGCGCGTCCATGACAGAATCTCAGCCAATTAGCGCGGCCAGATGCGCGTCCAGGTGCGCGGTCGCGCTAGTCCAAAATACGGGAAGAGTTATTTAGGGGCAGAATTGGAAATCTGGAGGAAAActcacttaacctatataaagtcaagctcgcccaaggaaGAGAGGAGAGTTTTTTCATAgtttagtgcaagaaatagagggacaagaggcaaggaggagatttgaccatcaagttcttcttttcttctcttggtttttgctatttgggatgaaattgaatctatttgtgatgaacactagcatgagtagctaaaacccattgttctagggtcataggtgaaacatgaatgttgttgtttgaagtttaatttgacaaagttggtttatcatattgggttgtttatttaattcttcttttaattattttgctgagtagctaacagtgaaatactatctacgaatctttagttgaactcgaaagtgggaactttagattgcatatagaattaaaaagagcaagttcttgaacccgggcctcggggaacagattagcaattgggatagacatatacccaattgccttgcttggttgaaattcaggaattgtaaatgcattcttgttaatcttaattccatagacatataggcattgagttaacttgaataggcgagtaagaactcgacagattcttatgagtaatattaaccctgtcaatcaacaaCCCAGGTAAATCGATTAGTTATTTTAAGCTAAGAACATAACACGATTGTTAACTAGCctgtgaccctggaatatcctctcctattgtttgttactcgaaattgttatttgtttggtTAATTGCTCTAGTTAGATTATTGCTTGATAGTTTAggtagtaaaacaattacatctctATTTTGTGAAAAACCTCTTGGATAGACAAAttaattgagtttgaattagtcaacagttaatcataagtcATCGTGgaaacgatactctactcactactctattactaGATGATCACGTGCACTTGCATGAGTGTTTTTGGttgcaacaagtttttggcgccgttgccggcgacttagaaattagctacttgactgagttgagcttttattatttatttattcatgttttaattttcagttcactttgtttgtgcCAATACAGGTTTTCTTTTCTTGAATGCGAAGAAGTAGAAGCGCAAACAATCTCCTTCCTCTTGATCCCGAAATTAAACAAACACTTCACATATTCAGGAGGGAGGTGGACGCTAGAACTAGAattgaaagagagttggacatcgtAATTCAACCACAGCCAATTGAGATGGCATGTAATGAGGAACGCGCGGTGATCGAAGCCGCAAGGCCCAGTCtagctaatatgactcaggctattgtgaagcGTGATATCACTGGGCACTTTGAGCTAAAACAATACATGGTGCAGCTGATCCAATCCACAGGGCTATTTGTGGGCTTACCTCATGAAGACCTgcagaggcacattcagaatttctTAGAAATTACGGACACTTACAATTATCCGAACatttccaaggactatgtcaggctgacACTTTTCCCCTTTTCACTGATCGGGGAAGCTAAGGAGTGGTTGAATAAGGAGCCAACGAATTTAATCtgcacttgggatgatctggcaaggAAATTCTCAATCAACTTTTTCCCCACTAAGAAAACAAAGATATTGAGGAGTCAAATTCTTGGGTTTGAACAACGAGCTGGCGAGACAATTCGTCAAGCATGGGAAAGGTACAAGAAGATGCTCAGAGACTGTCCTCATCATTGCCAGACGGACGAGGTATTGGGTCACACTTTTGTAGATGGGTTAGATGATgcttcaaagatgaatcttgattcagcttgtgggggTAGTTGCATGGCCAGACTGCACAGTGAAATCCAAATCTTGCTGAATAACTTCACAGATAATGATAATAACTGGCAAGGTGATGGAGCTCCAAGGCCCACTGCTATGATGTTGCAGCTGGCTGATAGATCGATAGCACA
This region includes:
- the LOC104244188 gene encoding uncharacterized protein codes for the protein MEVGDASKPNVLYLRGYGKREELWFRIVMTKEDGKRGERQTIEPVAKLCRQTYGIAGRWTVVGDEDIYWIGGYSYGGDRAIVRSQLHKHNIIKHSFDPSLWEPVSSPMDIPRSKPFLAAVGTKLYAGAGTEHYARGDKHENPIWKRCGQIYDLHEKTWKYLMPHIKNFESYDADRAVLVEKEDGEEPTEIVYYSLDVGSVMFIDFTSG